One segment of Falco rusticolus isolate bFalRus1 chromosome 3, bFalRus1.pri, whole genome shotgun sequence DNA contains the following:
- the LOC119145466 gene encoding probable beta-D-xylosidase 2 isoform X1, with protein MPRRPAPPARGAAAPGLRAAAVLLCAALSTGPGRAEPSPFPSPTPFPFQDPALPWHRRLDDLLGRLSPAELVLQVARGGAMGNGPAPPIPRLGIAPYNWNTECLRGDAEAPGWATAFPQALGLAAAFSPELIYRVANATATEVRAKHNVFAATGRYGDHTGLSCFSPVLNIMRHPLWGRNQETYGEDPFLSGELARSFVQGLQGQHPRYIKASAGCKHFSVHGGPENIPVSRLSFDAKVLERDWRTTFLPQFQACVRAGSYSFMCSYNRINGIPACANKKLLTDILRGEWGFEGYVVSDEGALELIMLGHHYTRTFLETAVASMNAGCNLELSYGMRNNVFMHIPQALAMGNITLQMLRDRVRPLFYTRMRLGEFDPPAMNPYSTLDLSVVQSPEHRNLSLEAAIKSFVLLKNVRGTLPLRARDLPGKRLAVVGPFADNTRVLFGDYAPVPEPRYIYTPRRGLEMLPANVSFAAGCREPQCQQYSQAEVVEVARAADMVVVCLGTGIDLETEAKDRRDLSLPGHQLELLQDIVQAAAGRPVILLLFNAGPLDVSWAQAHEGVGAILACFFPAQATGLAIARVLLGEAGATPAGRLPATWPAGMHQVPPMENYTMEGRTYRYYGQEAPLYPFGYGLSYTTFRYQDLVLSPPVLPICANLTVSVVLGNVGQQDGEEVVQLYLRWEQSSVPVPRWQLVAFRRVAVLAGQETKLSFQVAAEQRAVWAQDWRLEPGTFTLFAGGQQPGQQTRVPSEVLSAQFTVTGAARPLRGC; from the exons ATGCCGCGCCGacccgcgcccccggcccgaggagcggccgcgccggggctcCGGGCCGCCGCCGTGCTGCTGTGCGCGGCGCTGAGcaccgggccgggccgggccgagccctcccccttcccctcccccaccccgtTCCCCTTCCAGGACCCGGCGCTGCCCTGGCACCGACGCCTCGACGACCTGCTGGGCCGGCTGAGCCCCGCcgagctggtgctgcag GTGGCAAGGGGGGGTGCGATGGGGAATGGCCCCGCGCCCCCCATCCCACGGCTGGGCATCGCACCCTACAACTGGAACACGGAGTGTCTGCGGGGCGACGCCGAGGCACCCGGCTGGGCCACAGCTTTCCCCCAGGCGCTGGGGCTCGCCGCCGCCTTCAG ccctgagcTCATCTACCGCGTGGCCAACGCCACTGCCACTGAGGTGAGAGCCAAGCACAATGTCTTTGCTGCCACTGGCCGCTACGGTGACCACACAGGGCTCAGCTGCTTCAGCCCCGTCCTGAACATCATGAGGCACCCGCTGTGGGGCAGGAACCAG GAGACCTACGGGGAGGACCCGTTCCTGAGCGGGGAGCTGGCCCGCAGCTttgtgcaggggctgcagggccagcaCCCCCGCTACATCAAGGCCAGTGCCGGCTGCAAGCACTTCAGCGTGCACGGTGGCCCTGAGAACATCCCCGTCTCCAGGCTCAGCTTCGATGCCAAG GTGCTGGAGCGGGACTGGCGCACCACCTTCCTGCCCCAGTTCCAGGCGTGCGTGCGTGCTGGCTCCTACAGCTTCATGTGCAGCTACAACAG GATCAATGGCATTCCCGCCTGCGCCAACAAGAAGCTGCTGACAGATATCCTACGTGGCGAGTGGGGGTTCGAGGGCTACGTGGTGAGCGACGAGGGGGCCCTGGAGCTCATCATGCTGGGGCACCACTACACGCGCACCTTCCTGGAGACGGCAGTCG CCTCAATGAACGCCGGCTGCAACCTGGAGCTCTCTTACGGCATGAGGAACAACGTCTTCATGCACATCCCCCAGGCTCTGGCCATGGGCAACATCACGCTGCAG ATGCTGCGTGACCGGGTCCGGCCCCTCTTCTACACACGTATGCGGCTGGGGGAGTTCGACCCCCCAGCCATGAACCCCTACAGCACCCTGGACCTGAGCGTTGTGCAGAGCCCTGAGCACCGCAACCTCTCGCTGGAAGCTGCCATCAAgagctttgtgctgctgaagaaCGTGCGGGGGACGCTGCCCCTCCGGGCCCGGGATCTGCCCGGCAAGCGCCTCGCG GTGGTGGGTCCCTTCGCCGACAACACCCGGGTGCTGTTCGGGGACTACGCACCGGTGCCGGAGCCACGGTACATCTACACTCCCCG GAGGGGGTTAGAGATGCTGCCGGCCAACGTCAGCTTTGCAGCGGGCTGCCGTGAGCCGCAGTGCCAGCAGTACTCGCAGGCAGAGGTGGTGGAGGTGGCAAGGGCAGCCGACATGGTGGTGGTCTGCTTGGGGACAG GGATAGATCTGGAGACAGAGGCAAAGGACCGGAGGGACCTGTCCCTGCCGGGCcaccagctggagctgctgcaggacatCGTGCAGGCAG CTGCCGGGCGCCCTGtcatcctgctgctgttcaACGCGGGGCCCCTGGACGTGAGCTGGGCGCAGGCGCACGAGGGCGTGGGGGCCATCCTGGCATGCTTCTTCCCCGCGCAGGCCACCGGCCTAGCCATTGCCAGGGTCCTGCTGGGTGAGGCAGGGGCCACCCCGGCCGGCAGGCTGCCGGCCACGTGGCCCGCAGGCATGCACCAG gTGCCACCCATGGAGAACTACACCATGGAGGGGCGGACGTACCGGTACTACGGGCAGGAGGCCCCACTCTACCCCTTCGGGTACGGGCTGTCCTACACCACCTTCCGCTACCAGGACCTGGTGCTGAgtcccccagtgctgcccatcTGTGCCAATCTCACTGTGTCTGTGGTGCTGGGGAATGTGGGGCAGCAGGATGGCGAGGAG GTGGTGCAGCTGTACCTGCGGTGGGAGCAGTCATCCGTGCCGGTGCCCCGCTGGCAGCTGGTGGCTTTCCGCCgtgtggctgtgctggctggccAGGAGACCAAGCTGTCCTTCCAAGTGGCGGCCGAGCAGCGTGCCGTCTGGGCACAGGACTGGCGCCTCGAGCCTGGCACCTTCACCCTCtttgctggtgggcagcagccgGGCCAGCAGACGCGGGTGCCTTCGGAGGTGCTGAGCGCACAGTTCACTGTCACCGGCGCAGCCCGGCCCCTGCGCGGGTGCTAA
- the LOC119145466 gene encoding probable beta-D-xylosidase 2 isoform X2: MPRRPAPPARGAAAPGLRAAAVLLCAALSTGPGRAEPSPFPSPTPFPFQDPALPWHRRLDDLLGRLSPAELVLQVARGGAMGNGPAPPIPRLGIAPYNWNTECLRGDAEAPGWATAFPQALGLAAAFSPELIYRVANATATEETYGEDPFLSGELARSFVQGLQGQHPRYIKASAGCKHFSVHGGPENIPVSRLSFDAKVLERDWRTTFLPQFQACVRAGSYSFMCSYNRINGIPACANKKLLTDILRGEWGFEGYVVSDEGALELIMLGHHYTRTFLETAVASMNAGCNLELSYGMRNNVFMHIPQALAMGNITLQMLRDRVRPLFYTRMRLGEFDPPAMNPYSTLDLSVVQSPEHRNLSLEAAIKSFVLLKNVRGTLPLRARDLPGKRLAVVGPFADNTRVLFGDYAPVPEPRYIYTPRRGLEMLPANVSFAAGCREPQCQQYSQAEVVEVARAADMVVVCLGTGIDLETEAKDRRDLSLPGHQLELLQDIVQAAAGRPVILLLFNAGPLDVSWAQAHEGVGAILACFFPAQATGLAIARVLLGEAGATPAGRLPATWPAGMHQVPPMENYTMEGRTYRYYGQEAPLYPFGYGLSYTTFRYQDLVLSPPVLPICANLTVSVVLGNVGQQDGEEVVQLYLRWEQSSVPVPRWQLVAFRRVAVLAGQETKLSFQVAAEQRAVWAQDWRLEPGTFTLFAGGQQPGQQTRVPSEVLSAQFTVTGAARPLRGC; this comes from the exons ATGCCGCGCCGacccgcgcccccggcccgaggagcggccgcgccggggctcCGGGCCGCCGCCGTGCTGCTGTGCGCGGCGCTGAGcaccgggccgggccgggccgagccctcccccttcccctcccccaccccgtTCCCCTTCCAGGACCCGGCGCTGCCCTGGCACCGACGCCTCGACGACCTGCTGGGCCGGCTGAGCCCCGCcgagctggtgctgcag GTGGCAAGGGGGGGTGCGATGGGGAATGGCCCCGCGCCCCCCATCCCACGGCTGGGCATCGCACCCTACAACTGGAACACGGAGTGTCTGCGGGGCGACGCCGAGGCACCCGGCTGGGCCACAGCTTTCCCCCAGGCGCTGGGGCTCGCCGCCGCCTTCAG ccctgagcTCATCTACCGCGTGGCCAACGCCACTGCCACTGAG GAGACCTACGGGGAGGACCCGTTCCTGAGCGGGGAGCTGGCCCGCAGCTttgtgcaggggctgcagggccagcaCCCCCGCTACATCAAGGCCAGTGCCGGCTGCAAGCACTTCAGCGTGCACGGTGGCCCTGAGAACATCCCCGTCTCCAGGCTCAGCTTCGATGCCAAG GTGCTGGAGCGGGACTGGCGCACCACCTTCCTGCCCCAGTTCCAGGCGTGCGTGCGTGCTGGCTCCTACAGCTTCATGTGCAGCTACAACAG GATCAATGGCATTCCCGCCTGCGCCAACAAGAAGCTGCTGACAGATATCCTACGTGGCGAGTGGGGGTTCGAGGGCTACGTGGTGAGCGACGAGGGGGCCCTGGAGCTCATCATGCTGGGGCACCACTACACGCGCACCTTCCTGGAGACGGCAGTCG CCTCAATGAACGCCGGCTGCAACCTGGAGCTCTCTTACGGCATGAGGAACAACGTCTTCATGCACATCCCCCAGGCTCTGGCCATGGGCAACATCACGCTGCAG ATGCTGCGTGACCGGGTCCGGCCCCTCTTCTACACACGTATGCGGCTGGGGGAGTTCGACCCCCCAGCCATGAACCCCTACAGCACCCTGGACCTGAGCGTTGTGCAGAGCCCTGAGCACCGCAACCTCTCGCTGGAAGCTGCCATCAAgagctttgtgctgctgaagaaCGTGCGGGGGACGCTGCCCCTCCGGGCCCGGGATCTGCCCGGCAAGCGCCTCGCG GTGGTGGGTCCCTTCGCCGACAACACCCGGGTGCTGTTCGGGGACTACGCACCGGTGCCGGAGCCACGGTACATCTACACTCCCCG GAGGGGGTTAGAGATGCTGCCGGCCAACGTCAGCTTTGCAGCGGGCTGCCGTGAGCCGCAGTGCCAGCAGTACTCGCAGGCAGAGGTGGTGGAGGTGGCAAGGGCAGCCGACATGGTGGTGGTCTGCTTGGGGACAG GGATAGATCTGGAGACAGAGGCAAAGGACCGGAGGGACCTGTCCCTGCCGGGCcaccagctggagctgctgcaggacatCGTGCAGGCAG CTGCCGGGCGCCCTGtcatcctgctgctgttcaACGCGGGGCCCCTGGACGTGAGCTGGGCGCAGGCGCACGAGGGCGTGGGGGCCATCCTGGCATGCTTCTTCCCCGCGCAGGCCACCGGCCTAGCCATTGCCAGGGTCCTGCTGGGTGAGGCAGGGGCCACCCCGGCCGGCAGGCTGCCGGCCACGTGGCCCGCAGGCATGCACCAG gTGCCACCCATGGAGAACTACACCATGGAGGGGCGGACGTACCGGTACTACGGGCAGGAGGCCCCACTCTACCCCTTCGGGTACGGGCTGTCCTACACCACCTTCCGCTACCAGGACCTGGTGCTGAgtcccccagtgctgcccatcTGTGCCAATCTCACTGTGTCTGTGGTGCTGGGGAATGTGGGGCAGCAGGATGGCGAGGAG GTGGTGCAGCTGTACCTGCGGTGGGAGCAGTCATCCGTGCCGGTGCCCCGCTGGCAGCTGGTGGCTTTCCGCCgtgtggctgtgctggctggccAGGAGACCAAGCTGTCCTTCCAAGTGGCGGCCGAGCAGCGTGCCGTCTGGGCACAGGACTGGCGCCTCGAGCCTGGCACCTTCACCCTCtttgctggtgggcagcagccgGGCCAGCAGACGCGGGTGCCTTCGGAGGTGCTGAGCGCACAGTTCACTGTCACCGGCGCAGCCCGGCCCCTGCGCGGGTGCTAA